In Desulfuromonadaceae bacterium, the genomic window GTAATCCGTTTTTCAACGGTGTGATGGAGCGGGCGTGCATTACCGGGGAGCATCACCAGTTTTGCGGGATTTCGACTCAGACTTGGCTCTGGCAGCCCTGTTAGCGGTTCGCCGAGCGTAACCACAGACTTGGAGTGTGAAATCCGGGTGGTGGTGCGCAACATCACGGGCGTGTCGAACTGTTCACTGACCGCAAAAGCCAAACGCGTAAATTCCAGAGCTTCCTGGCTGTCCGCCGGTTCAAAGATCGGAACCTTGGCAAATTTGGCATAATTACGATTGTCCTGCTCATTTTGCGATGAGTGCAACTCAGGGTCATCTGCTGTGACCAGTACCAGTCCGCCACGAACCCCGGTATAGGACAGGGTAAAAAGTGGGTCCGCAGCAACGTTGACCCCGACATGTTTCATTGTCACCAAGGTGCGCACGCCACCAAACGAGGCGCCAATCGCGACCTCAAGAGCAACCTTTTCGTTGGGTGACCATGAGGCATCAATACCCTGATAAGAAACAAGGTTTTCCAGGATTTCGGTGCTGGGAGTACCAGGATAAGCCGCTGCGACCTTGACACCAGCCTCAAACGCGCCGCGGGCTATCGCTTCATTTCCAGACAAGACGGTCTTTTTCATGGGATCCTTTAATCAAAAGATATTACGGGCTGTGATAGCCGGGGATTGCTGAATATAGTCAAACAGTAGACCCTTGTCAATCTTCGGAGCGGACCGGTGACAGATCGGCCATGCTAAGCAATAACCCTTCGAGCAGGCCAAAATCAGTGACGGTCATCTCTGCTTTGGCAAAGGCATGAAAAACTGCCTGTAAAATCTCGATGCCAACGGGCAGGATGTCACCCCTGCCCGGCTCTACACCGGGAAGATTTTCGCGCTCGACTACAGACAGTAAACATAATTGTTCGTAAAAGTCGCTGAGTTGATTAATGCTGAAACGAAAATTATTGACACGTTTCCAGTCGTATTCAGTCATCTTCATCAGCGCCGCCGCGACCGTGGTGATCGTCCCGGCGGTGCCGATCAAGGTGACGTCGTCACCCCCCGTTAGACCAGCAAAATCAGTGGCGAGTTCTTCAGCAAAGAGTGCTTGCCGATGACGTCGCTCAGCATCATCAACAATTTCGTAGAGACCGACCGCGCCGATCGGATAACTTTTTGCCAGCATAACCGTCTTTGCGTGACAGTAGATAAGTTCCGTACTGCCGCCGCCGATATCGACGATCAGACTGTGCCTTGGAGTGGGCTGAACAACCGAAAGTGCGCCGGATGCGCTTAGTTGTGCCTCAATAATTCCGGAAACAATTTCAACATCCAGACCGCAATGCTGAGAGACGGAAGAAACAAACTGCGCCCCGTTGACTGCTCCGCGGACAGCTTCTGTTGCAACCGCACGCAGCGTCGTGCAACCAGACATTTTTACCGCTTGAACAAAGGTCATCAGAGCGGCAAGAGTTCGTTCCATCGATGCCCGGCCAAGCCCCTGGCGGGGGGTGCAGCAACCACCCAGTCGGGTTATGGCACGCTCATATCGCAAGGGGATAACGTGCCCGTCCTCGATCTTGCCAATCAGCAGACGGACCGTGTTGGTGCCGATATCAATCGCTGCATACACGACTATTTTTTCCCGACCACGGCCTCGGCAACGTTAAAGGTGTGGTCGCCAATCTTTTCAAAATTATGGAGCATGTCGATAAAGATTAATCCGGGCACGACCGAGCATTCACCGGTGTTCAGGCGGGTGATGTGATTATTCCGCAAACTTTCTTCTAATTGATCAACGCGTTCTTCAAGCAAATGGGCCTGCGGCAGGATTTTGCGGTCACCCTGCTCCAGCCCCTCAATGACAAAGACAAGGAAATCGCGAGTGGCCTTGGCAATTTCCTCCAGTTCTTCCATGGCAACCACGGAAAATTTAGTTTTCTGTTCAACCAGCCGCTGGGTGAGCCGCCAGAGATTTTCACAGTGGTCACCGACACGTTCCAGATCGTTAATCATTCGCATTAACGAGGCGCTGGAAGTTGATATCTCCTGACTGATTGACTTCTGTGACAAGGCGACAAGAAAATTGGTAATCTCGTGTTGCAGCAGGTCGACAACATCTTCCTGTTTTTCGAGAGCGACAACCGCCTTTAAATTATGAGTCCACATGACATCCATCGTTTCGTCGAACATTTCCAGAGCAATTCTGGCCATGCGCTTCGTTTCCGAGCGTGCCTGAGCGATTGCGATCGGCGGGGTATTGAGAACCCGGTTGTCAATATATTTGAGGTGAAACTCGGTCACTTTATCGTTACCGCGAAGTGTCAGCGTGGTGATTTTGGCCAGAACTCCGACCAGGGGGAGAAAAATCAACACATTGATAATATTAAACAATGTATGAGCGTTGGCAATGTGCCGGGCAATATACGGCTTGTCCCCGATCGCGAAGCCAAGGCTCTCTGCCTGCTGCGCAGTCAGGATCTGCAAATCCGGCTCTCCGGGGGTAATTGATTTGATAAACGCCATAAAATACGGGAACAGCAGCAACATATAAGCAACGCCGAAGACGTTGAATAAAAAGTGGGCAAATGCGGTTCGGCGCGCGGCGACATTGGTCCCGATGGCAGCCAGATTAGAGGTAATTGTGGTGCCGATATTTTCTCCGAGAATCAATGCAACGCTGGCCTCAAACGTCAGCAATCCGCTCGTTGCCAGGGCCAGGGTAATGCCGATCGTTGCTGAACTGCTCTGCACGAGAATCGTTAAAATGGCACCGATCAGAACCCCGAGCAAATGATTATCTCCGACCAGAATAAAAAACTGCCGAAACTCATCACTGGCCTTGATCGGATCAAAGGCCTGTTTCATGGTTGCCAGACCAAAAAAAAGGATACCAAAACCCAGCAGAATTTCTCCAGTGTAAACCCATTTGCGGTTTCCGGAAAAAAGTTTCAGCCCCGCACCAAGGCCGATGGCGGGTAGTGCATATTTGGTGATATTGAAAGCAATCAACTGTGCCGTGACTGTCGTGCCGACGTTGGCACCGAGGACCACGCCGATCGCTTGAACCAACGACATCAGGCCGGCGTTGACAAAACCGACGACCATTACGGTTGTCGCGCTTGACGACTGGATGATGGTGGTTACAGACAGGCCGACCAGTGCCCCGACAAGGCGGTTATTGGTCAATGCGGCGAGAATTCTCCGCATCCGTTCGCCAGCGATTTTCTGCAGCCCCTCCGACATGATCTTCATGCCGAAAAGAAAGAGCCCCAACCCACCCATCAGACCGAAAATAAGCTTTTGATTCATTAAAACTTGAAGCACTTAATCCCCCCTTCAGGCAAGGAGATGAATAAAAACTTGTGAAGTTACAAGAAGGTGGAGAATATAACTCGGGAAGGGCTATTTTTCAACGGAAAACGGGAGTTTGAACTCGGTTGACGTAGTGCTGCCTATGGCCGGTTGCAGGCGTAATTCGAGGAAATTGAAGGTAGAGAAGTCAGCCAAAAAAAATATTTCGCCGCTTACTTCAATCCCGGTTTTGACTTTACCAAAAGGAAAAGACGCCGCAATAAGTTCTTCGGGGTAGTATTCGACATAAAATGGCAAGGAACTTTCAAACTGATTGATGTTGGCACCACGTTCACGATCTTCAAGATAGTAGTAGCCGACGTAAGGTGAGGGAATTAAGTAAAATGTGTCTTTTTTGAGGATCGTCGTCAAATCTTCAACGGTTGCCGGGCGCAGCTGTTTTTTGCCATCGGCGATAAGAACAACCGAGTCACGAGAAAAATCGACCTCGTCAGCAGAGTTATTGGTAAAACTGACCGAAAATGAGGCGATATTGACGGAAGGCTGCGCTGTCGGTACCGCATACGGGTTGGCTTTGGCCCGAATTGAGATTCCATTGATCACTTCAGTCGCCGTGTTTGTTTTAAGATCAATCATCGCGGTCTGTGTTGCAACGGGCTTGATTTTAACTCCGGCACAACCTGCTGACAGAACAACTGCAACGAGCAACACGATCAATCGACCCATCATCTTCCACCTCATGTTAATTCATTTCCGAGAATGCGACTTTAAATCTGTTGCGAAAGTCACCGTCTGTTTCGCGCAACTGCGCACAAAATATTTTAACAATGTTGCGCAACAGCTTCAGCGCCACTGCCGGATGATTCTGACAAAACGCATCAAAAGAAGATTTTTTTATACTTAAAATTGTTGCTGACTCGGCAACACGGGCGGTTGCCGCACGGGGCGTATTGTCGAACAGAGCCATCTCACCAAACACCTCACCGGCACCAAGCACAGCGAGCATTTTCTCTTCCCCTTCCGCCAACATCTTGAAAACTGCGACCGTTCCGCGCGTGATTAAATAAAGCGATTCTGCGGCCATATTTTCGACAAAAACCGTCTTTCCCTCCCCCATTTGATGCTCTGTGAAGAGCAACTGGAGCGTTTCAAGTTCTCTGTCATCAAGACCATCGAACAGTTTGCAGGATCTGATATTTTGAAAAGAGATCGACATATTTATTCCACTGCTAGTGAATTAATTGTTTGTAAAACTGCCGAAGCATCAATGTCGATCAGTTTATCATAGATTGCAATTTCGACACGATCAGCAATGGATATTTCTTTATTACCATATTTATTTATACCGAATCCGGTAATATAAACGTTGTTGATGCCGTTTGAAGCCAGATAGTCGCGCACCGCTTTGGCTCGCAACATTGACGCTTGCATCGTCTCTTTTTCATCTTTGCCTGGGGAGCAAAATCCCTCGGCACGAATAATTTTGTTTGCTTCGTACCTGGCCAGTTTATTCAGTGTTGCGCTGGCCTGCTGTTTGCCCTTTTCACTCAGTCTGACAGATGTGTGGTGAGGGAACTGAATGATGCCCAGCACCTCCCTGCTCTCAAGCACAAGCAAGGCCTCGGCGGGGATATCTTCAGCCACGACCAAAAGACTGCCACACAGGCAGAAACATAAAATAAAAAAAACGCTTCTCATCAACATCGTAATCGTTCCGAAAGATTAAGGTTAATTTGGTATGAGGACCAGGATCTCGACCCGACGATTGGCCGCCCGCCCCTCTTTGGTCAGATTGTCATCAATCGGGGTGCTTTCGCCAAAACCTTTGATGAAGATGCGCTCGGATTCAATTCCATGGCTGACAGCCAGTCTGGTAGCAGCGCTGATTGCGCGTTGCAACGATAAATCCTGATTGTATTGTTCCGAACCAACAGAATCCGTGTGTCCATCAATCCGCAGAAAAAACCATTTATTGTCTTTTCTCAACTGCTCCGCAACTTGATCCAGTGCCGCAATAGTTTCCGGGCTCAAAGTCGATTGATCGAACCCGAACTCAAAGCCTGGCAGTCTGAATTTACGGTAAACTTTCGCGGAAATCGGTTTCCCGGTGGAAAAATTCACATTGGGGCGCGCCACCACCGGTTCGAGCGGAACCGCCCGAACCGGTGCCGGTGCAGCAACCGGTTTCGTCACCAGCTTGGGTTGCTGAATTCTTCTTTCTTTCGCGGATTCGACCGTTTGAATCCAAAATTCAAAAACCTCTGATTCTGCCCCCAGATGCAGCTTGAACGGGTTGATAGAACCGGCTGTCCTGTTTATTTTCAAAGTAATCAATTTATTGGGAGGGGCCAGTGTGTCGGAGAGTTCGTATTGGACGTCCCCCTCGATCCACACCGGTAAATCCTGCTGGTAGTTGTGGTAAAATTCGACAACTAAAGCATCCGTCCCCATCCGCACCTGGGTGAAGTTCGCCTGGTAAAGTAATTCTTCAGAGATTTTCTGAGCAACGAGGTGGCCGGAGTCGATGGCCACATCTCCCTCAATGTCAACAAATTCATTCAGTTGATAACTTCTGCCGCCAGACAAAACGCCAGGAATTACGATTGAACCAGCAGTCACTGCAGATGCAGCAGCCGAAGTGGCTGTTACAATATCCTGCGCTAGGTTTGCTGGAGCTGACAACGCCGGGGCCGATCCCACCGGAGCCACGGAGAGCGCTTTTAATGTCTGGGCGCCGGCGATAGTGAGGCGATCAGAAGGCGTCAGGACAATCTCTTCTCCAGTAACAACGGGCACCTCAAGTTTGGTTACCGGCGCAAGGGGCGCTGTCTGCAAGCCTTGTACGGTACCCCGTAATGGTTTCAACATCCGCACCTTGATGATTTTCTTGATCTCTTTCTTCTCCTCAGCGGTGTCGGCTGAGGATACCGGTCGTGGCAACTCCCGTTGGTAAGTTCCGATTCCCTGACATGAAGAAAACCCGAAAATAAGTTTCCACTCATCCGTTGCGTCGTTCAACCCGGAAACCATACCAAGATTGAGCGTCAGGTGCGGTGAAAGGTGGTACTGAAGGGCAAACGTGGCTTCACTCGGCCCATCCACACCAGCGTTGTAACTTATCCAGTCACGATGTGTTTGCGCTGCGTATTCAGCGACCAGGCGTAACCGTTCAGTCGGCAGAAACTCGACAGCGCCGCCATAAAGTGTCTGATCAGCAATGCCACCACCGACGGGATCCTCATTGGCACTGTATCCCCCGTTCAAGTGAAAGCCGAAACGCCCCAGCTTGTAGCTGGCGACCAGCCGCGTGACGGTATCGGTCAAACCGTCGGTATTGATATCGTCGGAGACCCATCGCCGCATTTCGCCCTCAAGCGCCAGCTTGAAGCTGGCGGAACGTTTCCCCCAAAAACGTAATTTCATGCCGACATTGGCAAAACCGCGGGGATTGTCGTTCTCATCACCATTCAGGGTGATATTGGGAAAAGAGCCGTAGGCCTCAAGAAATGTGCCCAGACCAATAGTTATGGTCACCGGGACGATTGTCCCGGTGCTGTCGCTGACACTCCAGACACCGACACAGATATTACCGGCATTGAGCGTTTCGGCAGTGGGTTGGGTAATAATGCCGGTGGAACCAGACAACGCTGGTATTGCAAAGGCGGTACGTGACAAGAAGAACACGCAAAAGGAAATGATTAAACAGATTTTAAGTTTGTGAAACAGGCAGAACATATCAAATAAAGTCTCTGTAGGCAGCGGAAAATAAATGCAGGGCAAATTATCACTTGCGTGAGCTAAAATCAAGCAGGCTCAATCACCCTGAGATATTTAACAGGGGGCGAACCTGTAGAGACCTTTTATCAATTTACGTGCCAAAACGGTCACCTTTGCGGCGGCGGATAGTGCAAAAAATGCATTATGCCCAGGGGACAGAGCATCGGCGACCGATCAGGTATGGTTTGAAGCAAACGAGGGGTGCTGCATACGTCTCAAGCGGAAGGGAAAAGTGTTGATTTGCACACTGCCAGACAGTGAATCAGCGTGACGGGAAGATGTGATGCCATCGACAAAAAAGCCCGGAAACCATACGGTAACCGGGCAAATGGCGATAAACAGGAATCAGCTGTTGTTGACACGCTCACGTAATTCTTTACCAACCTTGAAAAAAGGCAGTCTTTTCGGGTTGACCTTGATCACTTCCCCGGTTTTAGGGTTCCGGCCCATATATGCCTTGTATTCCTTGATCATAAAACTGCCGAACCCACGAATTTCGATACGATCACCATGCGCCAGGGTGTCCGACATTGAGTCAAAGATGACATTGACAATTTCTTCCGACTTTTTGTACGTCAGATCACGTTGAGTTGCCAGCTTTTCGACCAGTTCCGACTTGTTCATTAACAACCTCCACAGCAAAGCACCTGGGGGGATAAATCCATTCAGACCACGATGTTAATATACCTGTCAATCCCCGGCTGTCAACCAGATCGTTGCAAAATCAGTGCGATCAGATAACGGTAAAAGGCGATAACGTCCAAATCACCCTGGCTTCATCGTCGCCGATATTGTCCCAACGATGAGGCAGATGCGATTTAAAGCAGATACTGTCGCCGGAGTTGAGAACATGTGTCTCGCCAGCGATGGTTATGCGCAGCCGTCCCTCAATCAGATACAGCAGCTCATCTCCCGGATGGTACATATTGCGCCTGCCACTGGTCCCGCCCTTGGCTACAGTGCAGTAAAATGACATGAATTGAGGATCACGAAGGCCGGAAGTGAACGATTCAGTCACCATGTTACTGTCATCATCGTAGACAGTCTTGTCGCGTTTTCCCGGTGCGGTAAGCACGATCTCGTGGGTAGTGGTGACTTCCTCAACAAAGTAGTTGATGCTTTTGCCGAAGACGATGGCCAGTTTCATCAAGATTTCGACCGAAGGGATGGTCAACCCCCGTTCAACCCGGGAAATCATATTGGATGAAACAAGTGAACGCTCCGCAAGTTCCTGGATGGTCATATCGTTTTTGAGGCGAATCGCTTTCAACTTCTTGCCAACAATTTTTTTTATCTTCATGAAATAGCTCCGCAATCGCTATTGAGAGATATAGGGGGCAGGCGAAACAACCCACAAAACGATGGTCTTGTCACTATGGAGATTCATCCAGCGATGTGCTTGAGAGGCTTTAAAAACGATCGAGTCCCCCTTGTGGAGAACAAACCGTTCCTGTTCAATGACGAACTCCATCCCGCCTTCGATAACCAGAGCAAACTCTTCCCCGGTGTGGACCATCCCCCCCTCACCGCTGTCGCACCCGATTTCCAGGGTATCGTAAAAGACCGAAAAACTCGGGTCGCGAATCCCCTGGGTCAGGCTGGTAATCTGGTGTTTGTCCTCAAAAAAGAAAACCGGTTCGCCCTGGTCACGCCGGGTGACGATAACGGTCGAACATTTTTCTGCCTCTTCAACAAAATAATTAACGCTCATGCCGAATGCATTGGCCAGCTTCATCAGAATTTCAACAGAAGGAATTGTCAAACCCCGTTCGATTCGCGAAATCATGTTCGATGAAACAGATGATTTTTCGGCCAGTTCCTGAATAGTAAAGTCGTTCCGTAAACGAATTGACTTGAGCTTTTTTCCAATCATTTTTTTTATCATATCAGTGCCGTCCCTTTTGAAAATGAAAAAACGTTTTACCATTATTAGAAGTCAGTGTCAATACGATCTGTATTTCTTCTCGCACAAATGGTAAATCAGCGAGTCGCATTGTAAACCACAACGCTATCGATAGTTGACAATGCCTCCAGGAAATGTATAATCACGCGAAATTTATCAGGAGATGTAATTATGACCCTCGATCCAATTGCCTTGGCAAAAGATATTATTGCAGGAAAGTTGTTGACCCAGGATGAAGCTTTTGCCCTGATGAACGCTCGAGGAGCACAACTTTCGGCTGTTTTTGCCGGTGCGCACCTGCTTAAAGAAAAACAGTTTGGCGATAAAATCGAACTATGTTCTATTATTAACGCAAAATCAGGACGTTGCAGTGAAAACTGTGCTTTTTGCGCCCAGTCGGCGCATCACCAAACTGACGCACCGGTCTTCCCGCTTAAAACATATCGTGAGATCATGGCCCAGGCCCGTGCCGCGGCGGATGAGGGTTCGCATTGTTTCGGTATTGTCACCAGTGGCACCCGCATCGACGCTGAAGATGAATTGGCTACGATTCTCGCGGCCATACGCGAGATTAAAGCGACCCTGCCGATCGATCCGTCGGCATCGCTGGGCATTCTTTCCCGAGATAGCGCACAGCAACTTGTCGCGGCCGGGTGCGTTACCTATCATCACAACCTTGAAACCGCCCGGTCTTTCTTCCCCAGCGTGTGTACAACCCATGCCTACGATGAAGATATCGAAACCGTCAAGATCGCCAAAGATGCTGGCATGAATGTCTGTTGCGGGGGGATTTTTGGTCTTGGTGAATCGCTTGCGCAACGCATTGAGCTGGCCTTTACCCTGCGTGAGCTGGATGTCGATTCCGTACCGATCAACTTCCTCAATCCAATTGCTGGAACCCCGCTGCAAAATAATCGCGAACTGACTCCGCTCGATTGTTTACGCATTATCGCCCTCTTCCGCTATACCCTGCCCCGGCAGCGGATCAGTGTCTGCGGCGGGCGGGAACCGAACCTGCGCGATTTTCAGTCGTGGTTGACAATTGCCGGCGCCAGCGGTGCAATGATCGGTAATTATTTGACCACCACCGGTCGTGATCGTGACAGCGATCTGCAAATGTTTCGTGACGCCGAGGTAACGATCGATGCCTGCTGAATTGCCAAGTCGCGGTATTTTTATCACCGGAACCGATACTGGTGTCGGTAAAACGATCATCGCCGCGACGCTGGCAACCTTGCTGCGCGCTCAAGGGGTTAGCGTCGGGGTGATGAAGCCGGTTGAAACCGGCATCAACGATCCGACCTCAATGGGTCCCGATGCCCGGCTATTACGAGCAAGCTCCGGTTGCTCGGCAGCTGACCAACTCATCGCACCCTATCGATTCGCGCTGCCTGTCGCACCGGCCCTCGCTGCTTCCAAAGCGGGGATCAAAATCGACTTGCAGCATATTTGCGACTGTTACCGGCAGCTTGCCGCAAGCCACGATTACGTGATCGTCGAAGGAGCCGGTGGGTTGATGGTACCGCTGGCCGGAGGATTGTTGACCTGTGATCTGGTCACGCTGTTGCAATTACCCCTGCTGATTGTAACTCGCCCTACCCTGGGCACCATCAATCACACACTGCTGACGATTTTTGCTGCGCGCACCATGGAGGTGCCGGTCAGCGGATTTGTTATTAACCGTATGCCCGCCGCCCCGGAACTTGCCGAACAGGAAGCGCCCCACACCCTTGCTTCACTCGCTTCTGCCAGTCTTCTGGGCGTGCTGCCGCAGGTAGACGGTTCCACTGCCGAAATAACGACAACCCTCGCCGCAACATGGCGTGAAGCGGCAACGTTCGGCTGGACAACTGCCGCACTCAACATCACACCCTATTTCTGACAATCTGGAAACGATGGACGCATCCGAAATCATCCGCCTTGACCGACGTCATGTCTGGCATCCATGTACGCAGGAAAAAGACCTGGAGACCTTGCCACCGATCGTTATTGAACGCGGCGAAGGGGTCTATCTGATCGATGCTGCGGGGAAACGTTACATCGACGGCGTCTCCTCCTGGTGGGTGAATCTTTTCGGGCACAATCATCCCCGCCTCAACGCCGCGCTGCGCGAACAAACAGAGCGGATCGCTCACCACATTTTTGCCGGATTCACCCATCAGCCGGCGGTCGAACTTGCCGCGCGGCTCTGTGCGTTGGCGCCAGGTGACAAACTGAACAAGGTTTTTTTCGTCGACAACGGTTCAAGCGCGGTTGAAGCAGCGTTGAAAATGAGTTTTCAGTACTGGCAGCAGTCAGGTCGGCCCCAAAAAACCCGTTTTGTCAGCATCACCGAGGCCTATCACGGTGAAACGGTCGGGGCGCTCTCGGTCAGCGGCTGTGATCTGTACCGCAAGGTCTATCAGCCCCTCCTCATGCAGGGATATCAGGCGACCGGGCCTGACTGCTATCGCTGCCCCTGCAAAGAGGAGCGCGACACCTGTACGGCACCGTGTTTTAAACATCTGGAACAGGTCGTGATGGAACATCATCAGGAGATTTGCGGCATCATCATCGAACCGCTGATTCAGTGCGCGGCGGGCATGCGCATCTACTCACCCGTCTATCTGCGCAAGCTGCGTGCCCTGTGTGATCGCTATAATGTTCATTACATCGCCGATGAAATCGCCGTCGGTTTCGGTCGCACCGGCACCATGTTCGCCAACGAACATGCCGGAGTCGCGCCCGACCTGATGTGCCTCTCCAAGGGGATCACCGGTGGTTACATGCCGCTGGCCGCAGTGCTTGCCACGGATGATATATATGCGGCATTTTATGACGATTACGCCACGATGAAGGCTTTCCTCCACTCCCATTCCTACACCGGAAATCCGTTGGCATGTCGTTTGGCGGTGGAAGTTCTCAATATCTTCGCCGAGGAATCGATACTTGAACAGATTCAGGTAACCGGCAAGTTACTTGCCCGGCAGCGTGAGCGATTTACCGAACTGGAGCACGTCGGAGAATTTCGGCAATGCGGTATGGTTGCCGCGATTGAGATGGTCCGTGAGAAAAAAGGAAAGACCCCCTACCCCTGGCAGGAACGCCGCGGTCTGGAGGTCTATAAATTGGCGCTGGAGAGAGGAGCGCTACTGCGTCCGCTCGGTAACGTGATCTATTTCATGCCGCCACTCACGATCGGGGAAGATCAACTGCTGGAATTGA contains:
- a CDS encoding indolepyruvate ferredoxin oxidoreductase subunit alpha; amino-acid sequence: MKKTVLSGNEAIARGAFEAGVKVAAAYPGTPSTEILENLVSYQGIDASWSPNEKVALEVAIGASFGGVRTLVTMKHVGVNVAADPLFTLSYTGVRGGLVLVTADDPELHSSQNEQDNRNYAKFAKVPIFEPADSQEALEFTRLAFAVSEQFDTPVMLRTTTRISHSKSVVTLGEPLTGLPEPSLSRNPAKLVMLPGNARPLHHTVEKRIT
- a CDS encoding exopolyphosphatase yields the protein MYAAIDIGTNTVRLLIGKIEDGHVIPLRYERAITRLGGCCTPRQGLGRASMERTLAALMTFVQAVKMSGCTTLRAVATEAVRGAVNGAQFVSSVSQHCGLDVEIVSGIIEAQLSASGALSVVQPTPRHSLIVDIGGGSTELIYCHAKTVMLAKSYPIGAVGLYEIVDDAERRHRQALFAEELATDFAGLTGGDDVTLIGTAGTITTVAAALMKMTEYDWKRVNNFRFSINQLSDFYEQLCLLSVVERENLPGVEPGRGDILPVGIEILQAVFHAFAKAEMTVTDFGLLEGLLLSMADLSPVRSED
- a CDS encoding Na/Pi cotransporter family protein; translation: MNQKLIFGLMGGLGLFLFGMKIMSEGLQKIAGERMRRILAALTNNRLVGALVGLSVTTIIQSSSATTVMVVGFVNAGLMSLVQAIGVVLGANVGTTVTAQLIAFNITKYALPAIGLGAGLKLFSGNRKWVYTGEILLGFGILFFGLATMKQAFDPIKASDEFRQFFILVGDNHLLGVLIGAILTILVQSSSATIGITLALATSGLLTFEASVALILGENIGTTITSNLAAIGTNVAARRTAFAHFLFNVFGVAYMLLLFPYFMAFIKSITPGEPDLQILTAQQAESLGFAIGDKPYIARHIANAHTLFNIINVLIFLPLVGVLAKITTLTLRGNDKVTEFHLKYIDNRVLNTPPIAIAQARSETKRMARIALEMFDETMDVMWTHNLKAVVALEKQEDVVDLLQHEITNFLVALSQKSISQEISTSSASLMRMINDLERVGDHCENLWRLTQRLVEQKTKFSVVAMEELEEIAKATRDFLVFVIEGLEQGDRKILPQAHLLEERVDQLEESLRNNHITRLNTGECSVVPGLIFIDMLHNFEKIGDHTFNVAEAVVGKK
- a CDS encoding cyclic nucleotide-binding domain-containing protein — its product is MSISFQNIRSCKLFDGLDDRELETLQLLFTEHQMGEGKTVFVENMAAESLYLITRGTVAVFKMLAEGEEKMLAVLGAGEVFGEMALFDNTPRAATARVAESATILSIKKSSFDAFCQNHPAVALKLLRNIVKIFCAQLRETDGDFRNRFKVAFSEMN
- a CDS encoding OmpA family protein; translation: MAEDIPAEALLVLESREVLGIIQFPHHTSVRLSEKGKQQASATLNKLARYEANKIIRAEGFCSPGKDEKETMQASMLRAKAVRDYLASNGINNVYITGFGINKYGNKEISIADRVEIAIYDKLIDIDASAVLQTINSLAVE
- a CDS encoding OmpA family protein, whose translation is MSRTAFAIPALSGSTGIITQPTAETLNAGNICVGVWSVSDSTGTIVPVTITIGLGTFLEAYGSFPNITLNGDENDNPRGFANVGMKLRFWGKRSASFKLALEGEMRRWVSDDINTDGLTDTVTRLVASYKLGRFGFHLNGGYSANEDPVGGGIADQTLYGGAVEFLPTERLRLVAEYAAQTHRDWISYNAGVDGPSEATFALQYHLSPHLTLNLGMVSGLNDATDEWKLIFGFSSCQGIGTYQRELPRPVSSADTAEEKKEIKKIIKVRMLKPLRGTVQGLQTAPLAPVTKLEVPVVTGEEIVLTPSDRLTIAGAQTLKALSVAPVGSAPALSAPANLAQDIVTATSAAASAVTAGSIVIPGVLSGGRSYQLNEFVDIEGDVAIDSGHLVAQKISEELLYQANFTQVRMGTDALVVEFYHNYQQDLPVWIEGDVQYELSDTLAPPNKLITLKINRTAGSINPFKLHLGAESEVFEFWIQTVESAKERRIQQPKLVTKPVAAPAPVRAVPLEPVVARPNVNFSTGKPISAKVYRKFRLPGFEFGFDQSTLSPETIAALDQVAEQLRKDNKWFFLRIDGHTDSVGSEQYNQDLSLQRAISAATRLAVSHGIESERIFIKGFGESTPIDDNLTKEGRAANRRVEILVLIPN
- a CDS encoding integration host factor subunit beta, with the protein product MNKSELVEKLATQRDLTYKKSEEIVNVIFDSMSDTLAHGDRIEIRGFGSFMIKEYKAYMGRNPKTGEVIKVNPKRLPFFKVGKELRERVNNS
- a CDS encoding XRE family transcriptional regulator; this translates as MKIKKIVGKKLKAIRLKNDMTIQELAERSLVSSNMISRVERGLTIPSVEILMKLAIVFGKSINYFVEEVTTTHEIVLTAPGKRDKTVYDDDSNMVTESFTSGLRDPQFMSFYCTVAKGGTSGRRNMYHPGDELLYLIEGRLRITIAGETHVLNSGDSICFKSHLPHRWDNIGDDEARVIWTLSPFTVI
- a CDS encoding XRE family transcriptional regulator; translation: MIKKMIGKKLKSIRLRNDFTIQELAEKSSVSSNMISRIERGLTIPSVEILMKLANAFGMSVNYFVEEAEKCSTVIVTRRDQGEPVFFFEDKHQITSLTQGIRDPSFSVFYDTLEIGCDSGEGGMVHTGEEFALVIEGGMEFVIEQERFVLHKGDSIVFKASQAHRWMNLHSDKTIVLWVVSPAPYISQ
- the bioB gene encoding biotin synthase BioB, whose translation is MTLDPIALAKDIIAGKLLTQDEAFALMNARGAQLSAVFAGAHLLKEKQFGDKIELCSIINAKSGRCSENCAFCAQSAHHQTDAPVFPLKTYREIMAQARAAADEGSHCFGIVTSGTRIDAEDELATILAAIREIKATLPIDPSASLGILSRDSAQQLVAAGCVTYHHNLETARSFFPSVCTTHAYDEDIETVKIAKDAGMNVCCGGIFGLGESLAQRIELAFTLRELDVDSVPINFLNPIAGTPLQNNRELTPLDCLRIIALFRYTLPRQRISVCGGREPNLRDFQSWLTIAGASGAMIGNYLTTTGRDRDSDLQMFRDAEVTIDAC
- the bioD gene encoding dethiobiotin synthase, with the translated sequence MPAELPSRGIFITGTDTGVGKTIIAATLATLLRAQGVSVGVMKPVETGINDPTSMGPDARLLRASSGCSAADQLIAPYRFALPVAPALAASKAGIKIDLQHICDCYRQLAASHDYVIVEGAGGLMVPLAGGLLTCDLVTLLQLPLLIVTRPTLGTINHTLLTIFAARTMEVPVSGFVINRMPAAPELAEQEAPHTLASLASASLLGVLPQVDGSTAEITTTLAATWREAATFGWTTAALNITPYF